From the Ruminiclostridium josui JCM 17888 genome, one window contains:
- the pssA gene encoding CDP-diacylglycerol--serine O-phosphatidyltransferase, producing MKNTIKHSLPNLLTFINLSLGIIALLFAIKNDLIQASLLVMVAALTDRFDGKVARMLDSTSELGKELDSLSDLISFGVAPIIIAWKISFFDLAVLGYLLAVLFPIAGAYRLARYNVTTFNNVFSGVPITIAGAFLSIVNLYNSYSIEHHNYSNINTVITAIIIVLLSYLMISKIQIKKR from the coding sequence TTGAAAAATACAATAAAGCATTCTTTGCCTAACCTCCTGACATTTATTAATCTCTCGCTTGGAATTATTGCATTGCTATTTGCAATAAAAAATGACTTAATACAAGCATCACTGTTAGTTATGGTTGCTGCATTAACAGACAGATTTGACGGTAAGGTGGCAAGAATGTTGGATAGTACAAGTGAACTTGGTAAAGAATTAGATTCGCTTTCAGACTTAATTTCTTTTGGTGTAGCACCAATAATAATTGCCTGGAAGATAAGTTTCTTTGATTTAGCAGTACTTGGATATTTACTTGCAGTGTTATTTCCTATTGCAGGTGCATACAGATTGGCACGTTACAATGTAACTACATTCAACAATGTATTTTCAGGGGTTCCAATAACTATTGCAGGTGCATTTTTATCTATAGTTAATTTATATAACAGTTACTCAATAGAACACCATAACTATAGTAATATTAACACTGTAATAACTGCAATAATAATTGTTTTACTTTCTTATCTAATGATTAGTAAAATCCAGATTAAAAAAAGGTAA
- a CDS encoding HAD-IA family hydrolase, which translates to MNNFKYIFFDLDGTLIDTVPLILDSFNYTFIHHFGETRPEEETISYIGMPLINHLKDLYPGHEEELAKTYREYNEKRHDRCIGIFIGIFETIKILYEKGIIMGVVTSKRRELALRGLKLFNLDKFFEFVNGSEDSKKHKPDGDPLIVAMNKIGVTNKDEVLYVGDSPLDILCAKNAGVRSAAVAWTYSPRQDLEKVQPDLFIECPADLLKYV; encoded by the coding sequence ATGAACAATTTTAAGTATATTTTTTTTGATCTTGATGGAACACTTATTGATACTGTCCCTTTGATTCTTGATTCCTTTAACTACACATTTATTCATCATTTTGGTGAAACACGTCCGGAAGAAGAGACAATTAGCTATATTGGTATGCCATTAATCAATCATTTGAAAGATTTGTATCCTGGACATGAGGAAGAGCTTGCAAAGACATATAGGGAATATAATGAGAAAAGACATGACAGATGTATTGGAATTTTTATTGGGATTTTTGAGACAATAAAAATCCTTTATGAAAAAGGAATTATTATGGGAGTTGTAACTTCAAAAAGGCGTGAATTGGCACTTAGAGGATTAAAACTATTTAATCTTGATAAATTTTTTGAATTTGTTAATGGCTCGGAGGATTCTAAAAAACATAAACCAGATGGTGATCCTTTAATTGTTGCTATGAATAAAATCGGTGTTACAAACAAAGATGAAGTTTTATATGTAGGAGACAGTCCGTTGGATATATTATGTGCAAAAAATGCAGGAGTCAGAAGTGCTGCTGTGGCATGGACCTATAGTCCAAGGCAGGATCTTGAAAAGGTTCAGCCGGATTTATTTATTGAGTGTCCAGCTGATTTATTAAAATATGTATAA
- a CDS encoding DUF2508 family protein translates to MEISLNKSLNNVVKTSEAKALAKEKVILLKEIEKVKCELQKAYKNFDYVNDSLMVDYYTYQIKAYETMFEFLIKKAKAMGINEL, encoded by the coding sequence ATGGAAATATCGCTTAATAAATCATTAAACAATGTTGTAAAAACATCAGAAGCGAAGGCATTGGCCAAAGAGAAGGTTATTCTCCTAAAAGAAATAGAAAAGGTAAAATGTGAATTACAAAAAGCCTACAAGAATTTTGATTATGTAAATGATTCATTAATGGTTGACTACTATACATACCAGATAAAGGCCTATGAAACAATGTTTGAATTTCTCATAAAGAAGGCAAAAGCCATGGGAATTAATGAATTGTAA
- a CDS encoding pro-sigmaK processing inhibitor BofA family protein: MNVRKIVKKLLINIILAVVLLIIINFIGSYFNFRIALNVYSALIVGVLGVPGLILLVFLKFMV; this comes from the coding sequence ATGAATGTAAGAAAAATTGTTAAAAAACTTTTGATAAATATAATTCTTGCTGTTGTTTTATTAATAATTATTAATTTTATTGGTTCATATTTTAATTTTAGAATAGCATTAAATGTATACTCTGCTTTAATAGTTGGAGTTTTGGGAGTTCCCGGTTTAATACTTCTTGTTTTTTTAAAGTTTATGGTATAG